A genomic segment from Legionella micdadei encodes:
- a CDS encoding cystathionine gamma-synthase yields MDKTHFDTRAIHAGQQPDPSTGAVMTPIYTTSTYRQSAPGVHQGYEYSRTRNPTRDAYEACVASLESGQRGFAFASGMAAINTVIDLLNAGDHVIATNDLYGGSFRLFDKVKTRTSNLSFSFVDMTDVRHIEAAISPKTRMIWVETPSNPMLKLAHLREIATLAKQHKIITVADNTFATPWIQRPLELGFDIVLHSATKYLNGHSDVISGVVVVGDHPELAEKLAFLQNSCGGVSGPFDSFLVLRSIKTLSLRMQRHCENARHLAQWLEKHPKVAKVIYPGLTSHPQHQLAKEQMHDFGGMISMVLKGDLNDAKRFLSRCGLFTLAESLGGVESLIEHPAIMTHASVPAQTRKELGIEDGFIRLSVGIEHIDDLIADLNYAFE; encoded by the coding sequence ATGGACAAGACTCACTTTGATACCCGAGCTATACACGCAGGACAGCAACCCGATCCAAGTACCGGTGCCGTTATGACACCAATATATACAACATCCACTTACCGCCAATCAGCGCCAGGCGTGCATCAAGGCTATGAGTACTCGCGTACTCGCAACCCTACACGGGATGCTTATGAGGCGTGTGTCGCTAGCCTTGAATCAGGCCAACGTGGATTTGCTTTTGCTTCCGGAATGGCTGCAATAAATACAGTCATAGACCTTCTGAATGCAGGTGACCACGTTATTGCGACGAATGATTTATACGGTGGAAGCTTTCGCTTATTTGACAAGGTTAAAACAAGAACTTCGAACCTATCTTTTTCTTTCGTCGATATGACTGATGTGCGTCATATTGAAGCTGCAATTTCACCAAAAACACGCATGATCTGGGTTGAAACACCTTCAAACCCTATGTTGAAACTCGCTCATTTGCGTGAAATTGCAACGCTCGCCAAACAGCATAAAATAATCACGGTTGCTGATAATACCTTTGCCACCCCGTGGATCCAACGCCCATTGGAATTAGGCTTTGATATTGTCCTACACTCAGCAACAAAATATTTAAATGGCCACTCTGACGTCATTAGCGGCGTCGTTGTTGTTGGCGATCATCCCGAATTAGCGGAAAAATTAGCTTTCCTACAAAATTCTTGTGGAGGTGTCTCTGGCCCGTTCGATAGCTTTTTAGTGCTTCGCAGCATAAAAACGTTGTCTTTGCGCATGCAGCGGCATTGTGAAAACGCAAGGCATTTGGCGCAATGGCTAGAGAAACACCCTAAAGTCGCAAAAGTGATTTATCCTGGTCTTACTAGCCATCCCCAACACCAACTGGCCAAAGAGCAAATGCATGATTTTGGCGGCATGATTTCAATGGTGCTTAAAGGGGATTTAAACGACGCTAAACGCTTTCTATCTCGATGCGGGTTATTTACCTTAGCAGAAAGTTTAGGTGGGGTTGAAAGCCTAATCGAACATCCGGCAATAATGACTCACGCTTCAGTACCTGCACAAACACGAAAGGAGCTCGGTATAGAAGACGGTTTTATACGATTGTCGGTAGGGATTGAACACATCGATGATCTCATTGCCGATTTAAATTACGCTTTTGAATAA
- a CDS encoding bifunctional diguanylate cyclase/phosphodiesterase, with protein sequence MSRQEIDYEKVASAAESIKKRGKEPSITNVCEELGILSFTPELSSLLERWYHNQPEFQRSNKAPLSENIRIETSEIREKNIELEKYLSLLRATLESTADGIMMVNGKGQVVDWNQKFVEMWRIPSHMLESGKESIGFEYILEQLSNPAAVIADVQYLYENPDWEGELPLLHFKDGRIFERYTQPQRVGNEIVGRVYSFRDVTRRLMSEDELRIRERAIEASTHGVAIIDITKPNQPIIYVNKAFERITGYTDKQAIGQNLAHLQGSQADQVNQKRVALAIREQREETVELESFRRNGELYWCELSVAPVSDSFNQVRHYVCILNDITQRREMEKQLIRQATHDSLTELPNRVLLMDRVEQAILQAKKKNTLLGFLFLDLDRFKLTNDTLGHSVGDKLLQAVSNRLLIATNDFDTVARLGGDEFVILLPELTSEQQAQQMAQEILHLIEKPFQIDQHSLKVTGSIGISFYPKDGLDYESLMKSADLSMYHAKDSGRNSYRIFDQEMNRRIINHMQLDNALRDAMKNNEFYLVYQPLIDLKKNHIVGFEALIRWNSHLLGQVSPMEFIGMAEENGLIIDIGKWVIEEACTQAIRWHKEGYKNLSIAVNISGRQFRQTNLPELINEVLKRTGLAAKFLELELTESLLVDDIDHAVDTMYKLKDMGIKLVIDDFGTGYSSLSYLKQFPVDKLKIDQSFINELVNKENDAAIARAIINLGHSLNLEVLAEGVETELQKDFILAHGCDYAQGYYFKPPNVPDELKDYLSHFLASS encoded by the coding sequence ATGAGTAGGCAAGAAATTGATTATGAAAAAGTTGCCTCTGCCGCTGAATCCATAAAAAAACGTGGCAAGGAGCCTTCAATAACAAATGTCTGTGAAGAACTTGGAATTTTATCATTTACACCAGAGTTATCCTCTTTGCTCGAAAGATGGTATCACAACCAACCCGAATTTCAGCGCTCTAACAAGGCACCATTGTCTGAAAACATCCGCATTGAAACGAGTGAAATACGCGAGAAGAACATCGAACTTGAAAAATACTTATCGCTGTTGCGTGCTACTTTGGAATCGACGGCTGACGGCATAATGATGGTCAATGGCAAAGGTCAGGTAGTGGATTGGAATCAAAAATTTGTGGAAATGTGGCGTATACCTTCGCACATGCTTGAATCAGGAAAAGAAAGTATCGGCTTTGAGTATATTTTAGAGCAGCTAAGTAATCCTGCAGCAGTGATTGCTGATGTACAATACCTCTATGAAAATCCAGATTGGGAAGGTGAATTACCTTTGTTGCATTTTAAAGATGGTCGAATTTTCGAACGGTATACCCAGCCGCAGCGAGTAGGCAATGAAATCGTTGGGCGCGTTTATAGTTTTCGTGATGTTACACGACGCTTGATGTCAGAAGATGAATTACGTATTCGTGAGAGGGCAATCGAAGCAAGCACACATGGTGTGGCGATAATCGATATTACTAAACCAAATCAGCCCATCATTTACGTCAATAAAGCATTTGAGCGCATCACAGGATACACCGATAAGCAGGCAATTGGACAAAATCTAGCGCATTTACAAGGCTCTCAAGCGGATCAGGTAAATCAAAAACGCGTCGCTTTGGCGATTAGAGAACAACGTGAAGAGACCGTTGAGCTTGAAAGTTTTCGCCGTAACGGAGAATTGTATTGGTGCGAGCTAAGTGTTGCGCCAGTGAGTGACTCATTTAATCAAGTCAGACACTACGTCTGTATCCTCAATGACATCACCCAACGACGCGAAATGGAGAAGCAGCTTATTCGCCAAGCGACCCATGATTCTTTAACTGAACTTCCGAATAGGGTTTTGCTCATGGATAGGGTTGAGCAAGCGATTTTGCAAGCCAAGAAAAAAAATACCTTGCTTGGTTTCCTATTTTTAGACTTAGATCGCTTTAAATTGACTAATGATACCTTGGGTCACAGTGTTGGTGATAAGTTATTGCAAGCGGTTTCTAACCGATTGCTTATCGCAACAAATGATTTTGATACGGTAGCAAGGCTTGGTGGTGATGAGTTTGTTATCCTGCTGCCTGAATTAACCAGTGAACAGCAAGCCCAGCAAATGGCTCAAGAAATTTTACATCTGATTGAAAAACCGTTTCAGATAGACCAGCACAGCCTAAAAGTTACCGGCAGTATAGGAATCAGTTTTTATCCTAAAGATGGGCTTGATTATGAATCATTAATGAAGAGCGCCGACTTATCAATGTACCACGCTAAAGATAGCGGACGTAATAGTTATCGCATTTTTGATCAGGAAATGAATAGGCGCATTATCAACCACATGCAATTGGATAATGCTTTACGTGACGCAATGAAAAATAATGAATTTTATCTTGTCTATCAGCCACTAATTGATTTGAAAAAGAACCATATTGTGGGTTTTGAAGCTTTAATAAGGTGGAATAGTCATCTACTCGGGCAAGTATCACCGATGGAATTTATCGGTATGGCAGAGGAGAATGGTCTAATTATCGATATTGGGAAATGGGTTATTGAAGAAGCGTGCACTCAAGCAATTCGTTGGCATAAAGAAGGCTATAAGAATCTGAGTATTGCTGTAAACATATCCGGTCGACAATTTCGTCAAACTAATCTTCCCGAGCTGATAAATGAGGTGCTAAAGCGCACCGGGCTAGCTGCAAAATTTTTAGAATTAGAGTTGACGGAAAGCTTATTGGTCGATGATATCGACCACGCCGTCGATACAATGTATAAATTAAAAGATATGGGAATAAAGCTAGTTATTGATGACTTTGGTACTGGCTATTCGAGTCTGTCCTATTTAAAACAATTCCCTGTAGATAAGTTAAAAATTGATCAATCATTCATAAACGAATTGGTTAATAAAGAGAATGACGCGGCGATTGCCCGTGCCATAATCAATTTGGGCCATAGTTTGAATCTGGAAGTTTTGGCAGAAGGTGTTGAAACAGAGCTACAAAAAGATTTTATCCTCGCACATGGCTGTGATTATGCCCAAGGCTATTACTTTAAACCACCCAATGTACCTGATGAACTAAAAGACTATTTAAGTCATTTCCTTGCCTCGAGTTAG
- a CDS encoding FAD-dependent oxidoreductase, producing MKTVTIIGSGLAGILLSLYLVRRGYKVELFESRPDLRVKEVDQGRSINLALSCRGITGLAGVNLMKEVKKIMVPMRARAIHLLNGEIKFQAFGRHKDEYINAILRNELNELLLNKAESYRSIRLHFNMKLVGINVHDKVIYLEDKDGSHVTKAYQLLIGADGAGSNVREILVNERLIKAMREFLPHGYKELSIAKNHTQDFVLEHLHLWPRESFMLLGNPNRDNSITGTLFLAKEGKNSFANLEDENSIRVFFEEQFPDAYSAMPSLIPEFMEHPIGNLSTIKCTPWYYEDQCLLIGDAAHGIVPFFGQGMNSAFEDCRILNEFLDKYDDNWRQVIPAFYASRKMNTDAVAEMSMDNYHEIQTDIRDEKFNLRKQIEQELMHRYPDRYVSKHVLVMFTNTPYALAKAHGELQTELLHKICNNVRCIKEIDWSEIDKLMEQYDKKLANLS from the coding sequence ATGAAAACTGTGACCATTATTGGTTCTGGTTTAGCGGGTATCTTGTTATCACTGTATCTGGTCAGGCGTGGTTACAAGGTGGAATTGTTTGAATCGAGGCCTGACTTAAGAGTTAAGGAGGTTGATCAAGGACGCTCCATCAACCTTGCTTTATCCTGTCGCGGTATAACAGGGCTGGCAGGGGTGAATCTTATGAAAGAAGTTAAGAAAATTATGGTGCCAATGAGGGCAAGAGCAATCCATTTGCTAAACGGTGAAATTAAATTCCAAGCATTTGGTCGTCACAAGGATGAATACATTAACGCTATTTTGCGCAATGAACTCAATGAGTTATTGCTCAATAAAGCGGAGAGCTATCGTTCTATACGGTTGCATTTTAATATGAAACTAGTAGGTATCAATGTGCATGACAAAGTGATATACCTGGAGGACAAGGATGGCAGTCATGTAACGAAGGCTTATCAATTATTGATTGGCGCAGACGGTGCTGGCTCCAATGTCCGCGAGATCCTTGTAAACGAGCGGCTTATCAAAGCAATGCGTGAATTTCTTCCTCATGGCTATAAAGAACTATCAATCGCCAAAAACCATACTCAGGATTTTGTGCTGGAGCATTTGCATCTTTGGCCGAGAGAATCGTTTATGCTGCTGGGCAATCCCAACCGCGACAACTCCATTACTGGCACCTTATTTTTGGCAAAAGAGGGTAAAAATAGTTTTGCAAATCTTGAAGATGAGAATTCTATTCGCGTTTTCTTTGAAGAACAGTTCCCAGATGCATATTCTGCAATGCCTAGTTTAATCCCGGAGTTTATGGAGCATCCCATTGGCAACTTAAGTACAATCAAATGCACTCCTTGGTACTATGAAGATCAATGTTTACTCATAGGTGATGCAGCGCATGGGATAGTGCCTTTTTTTGGACAAGGCATGAATAGCGCCTTTGAAGACTGTCGCATCTTAAATGAATTTTTAGATAAATATGATGATAATTGGCGGCAAGTGATTCCTGCATTTTATGCTTCGCGCAAAATGAATACAGACGCTGTCGCCGAAATGTCGATGGATAATTACCATGAAATTCAAACCGACATTCGTGATGAAAAGTTCAATTTAAGAAAACAGATTGAGCAGGAACTCATGCATCGTTATCCTGACAGATATGTTTCTAAACATGTGTTGGTTATGTTTACTAATACTCCGTATGCATTAGCAAAAGCGCATGGGGAGCTGCAAACGGAGTTATTACATAAAATTTGTAACAATGTGAGGTGTATTAAAGAGATTGATTGGAGTGAAATTGATAAGTTAATGGAACAGTATGACAAAAAATTGGCGAATTTAAGCTAA
- a CDS encoding FAD-binding oxidoreductase — MQQTPWSMQQIRQCEKETGQAMLSDEHTLVFYAQDFGKLAQSNPAAVCVPPSTEKIQAILSFANQHQLPVTLRGNGLSQGGQSLSMSGLIMHLEQLNNVLDKETDAIWVEANTSWAQLLEISLNSAQIPYILPYNCHLSVGGVLSAGGVGASSFKFGSVTAHVKALEVVLADGDVQVVDSNSQLFYACLSGQGQFAVITKACIKLRPCQSKVRTFFLVYLDKEQWLNDLAELKNQADFIEAFCSPSIQGAKLVSDKRIPFAQWLFAIHVALEYETNPPEFTALSRNLRPWKLLHKQDESIHSYLHRHDPRFEVMKITGQWDLLHPWYECFIPGNILANSLDEVLAELPLHYATVLQIVPIASQQQTGFLMLPKTKDIFALMILNPGVNPALLASCLQAMNALDARFLKLGGKRYLSGYLGRDLQESYWENHFGILYKEWRNFKEEVDPHHVFSSFLHHS; from the coding sequence ATGCAGCAAACTCCCTGGAGTATGCAACAAATAAGGCAGTGTGAGAAAGAAACTGGACAAGCGATGCTCAGCGATGAGCATACGCTTGTTTTTTATGCGCAAGATTTTGGCAAATTAGCGCAGTCAAATCCAGCAGCAGTTTGCGTACCGCCTTCCACCGAAAAAATTCAAGCAATTCTCAGCTTCGCCAATCAGCACCAACTCCCAGTCACGCTTAGAGGTAATGGTTTGAGCCAAGGTGGGCAATCTTTATCAATGAGTGGGCTTATTATGCATCTAGAACAATTGAATAACGTGCTTGATAAGGAGACGGATGCAATTTGGGTCGAGGCAAATACAAGTTGGGCTCAATTGTTAGAAATTTCTTTAAATAGCGCTCAGATACCTTACATTCTGCCTTACAATTGTCATTTATCGGTTGGGGGTGTTTTGTCTGCCGGCGGGGTTGGAGCATCTTCTTTTAAATTTGGTTCTGTTACTGCGCATGTGAAAGCTTTGGAAGTCGTGCTTGCTGATGGTGACGTGCAAGTTGTCGATTCAAACTCTCAATTATTTTATGCTTGCCTATCAGGGCAAGGTCAGTTTGCTGTAATAACTAAGGCATGTATTAAACTTCGCCCTTGCCAAAGCAAGGTAAGGACCTTTTTTTTAGTGTATCTTGATAAAGAGCAATGGCTGAATGATCTGGCCGAGCTTAAAAATCAGGCAGATTTTATCGAAGCTTTTTGTTCTCCGTCTATCCAAGGAGCTAAATTAGTTTCTGACAAACGAATACCGTTTGCCCAATGGCTTTTTGCCATCCATGTTGCTTTGGAGTATGAAACTAATCCACCGGAATTTACTGCTTTATCTAGGAACTTAAGACCCTGGAAATTACTCCATAAACAAGACGAATCAATCCACTCTTACCTTCATCGCCATGATCCGCGATTTGAAGTCATGAAAATCACTGGTCAATGGGATTTACTTCATCCTTGGTATGAGTGTTTTATTCCAGGCAATATATTAGCAAATAGCCTTGATGAGGTGTTGGCAGAGTTACCTCTGCATTATGCGACTGTCTTGCAAATTGTACCTATAGCCAGTCAGCAGCAAACTGGTTTCCTAATGCTCCCTAAGACCAAGGATATTTTTGCATTAATGATTCTTAATCCTGGAGTTAACCCAGCATTACTAGCGAGTTGTTTACAAGCAATGAATGCATTGGATGCACGTTTTTTAAAGTTAGGAGGAAAACGCTACCTTTCAGGGTATTTAGGGCGCGATTTACAGGAAAGTTATTGGGAAAATCATTTCGGTATACTGTACAAAGAGTGGCGAAATTTTAAAGAAGAGGTTGATCCTCATCATGTGTTTAGTTCTTTTCTACATCATTCGTAA
- a CDS encoding GIY-YIG nuclease family protein, with translation MREYYIYLLTNKYKNVLYTGITNNLIRRVYEHKHKLQQGFTQKYNVDRLVYYEIFTDIKEAITREKQIKGWARCKKNTLIETINPDWKDLYESLLC, from the coding sequence ATGAGGGAATACTATATCTACCTCTTAACGAATAAATATAAGAATGTGCTCTATACTGGTATAACTAATAATTTAATACGCCGTGTTTATGAGCATAAACACAAGTTACAGCAGGGTTTCACACAAAAATATAACGTGGATCGATTGGTATATTATGAGATATTTACCGATATCAAAGAGGCAATAACCAGAGAGAAACAAATAAAAGGATGGGCTCGGTGTAAAAAGAATACCCTGATAGAAACTATTAATCCAGATTGGAAAGATTTATATGAATCGTTGCTGTGCTGA
- a CDS encoding methyltransferase, protein MQEHQEPSHVQLATMSRWYVVSRAIHTVAKLGLANHMSFNPMKVKDLAEASGTNPELLGRLLRFLSAYNIFKHEDDSYSLTELSLPLRDDAPNSIRDVLCMVDDCWWQAFSCLDLSLKTGISSFTLQHGDDFFSYLSKHPDKQTNFDKGMAKLSTFDDNAIAQSYHFSEFLDLIDLGGGRGGLIKALAKNYPHIQLTLFDTPTVIEQLNPDEFPPQVQLVAGDFLAHVPKAEAYIFKGVLHDFNDQLMLQILNNCYKQIPKDSILFIAEQVLPDNDLPHPNKTMDIVMMALLGGRQRTIKEWQKSIEPAGFHYVDSYKTNTLFTLMAFKPEK, encoded by the coding sequence ATGCAAGAACACCAGGAACCCTCTCATGTCCAGTTAGCGACCATGTCACGTTGGTATGTTGTTTCTCGAGCTATTCATACTGTAGCAAAGCTTGGCCTTGCTAACCATATGTCATTCAATCCAATGAAAGTCAAGGACTTGGCTGAAGCATCAGGCACGAACCCAGAATTATTGGGCCGTTTACTCAGGTTTCTCAGTGCCTACAATATTTTCAAACATGAAGATGACAGTTATTCACTTACCGAATTATCATTGCCCCTGCGTGATGACGCCCCTAATTCAATTCGTGATGTGTTGTGCATGGTTGATGACTGTTGGTGGCAAGCTTTTTCTTGTCTTGATTTAAGCTTAAAAACAGGAATTTCGTCTTTTACTTTGCAGCATGGCGATGATTTCTTTAGCTATTTAAGCAAACACCCGGACAAGCAAACCAATTTTGACAAAGGTATGGCTAAACTCTCTACTTTCGACGATAACGCAATCGCTCAATCTTATCATTTTTCAGAATTTTTAGATTTAATTGACCTCGGTGGTGGACGCGGCGGCTTGATTAAAGCATTAGCGAAAAACTATCCGCACATACAATTAACTTTATTCGATACGCCAACTGTTATTGAACAACTTAATCCGGATGAGTTTCCCCCACAAGTACAACTAGTGGCAGGTGATTTTCTTGCTCATGTGCCTAAAGCTGAGGCTTATATTTTTAAAGGGGTACTTCATGATTTCAATGATCAATTGATGCTACAGATTTTGAACAATTGCTACAAACAAATCCCTAAAGATTCAATATTATTTATTGCTGAGCAAGTCCTCCCTGATAATGATTTACCTCACCCTAATAAAACTATGGATATCGTCATGATGGCTCTGCTAGGAGGGAGACAGCGAACGATCAAAGAATGGCAAAAATCAATAGAACCAGCGGGTTTCCATTATGTGGATAGCTATAAAACAAATACACTTTTTACTTTGATGGCTTTTAAACCTGAGAAATAA
- a CDS encoding type II secretion system protein N, producing the protein MKFFLLDFKEPKKIAASFVFLFALFAFLWEIISGFRTPGHIKMVNQPPTITPQQNELTVSSPLFTTALFGDYVPANLSEAEIKQSMLDVQVVGIMYSDKEKESQVIIRTNNGEEKYYLVGDTLPGGAVIKHISAQGVVVLHNGSLESLSLPKNELIFDSPAKPLIGE; encoded by the coding sequence ATGAAATTTTTCCTATTAGACTTTAAAGAACCTAAAAAAATAGCTGCAAGTTTTGTTTTTTTGTTTGCCCTTTTTGCATTTTTATGGGAAATAATTTCTGGTTTTCGTACTCCTGGACACATAAAAATGGTTAATCAGCCTCCGACAATTACACCCCAACAAAATGAGCTCACTGTTAGCTCACCTCTGTTTACTACCGCATTATTCGGGGATTATGTCCCTGCCAATTTATCCGAGGCTGAGATTAAACAGTCAATGTTGGATGTGCAGGTTGTTGGGATAATGTACTCTGATAAGGAAAAGGAGTCGCAAGTGATCATCCGTACCAATAATGGGGAAGAGAAATATTATTTGGTGGGCGATACCTTACCAGGTGGAGCGGTAATCAAACATATTTCTGCACAAGGCGTTGTCGTTTTGCATAATGGCTCTCTTGAGAGTTTAAGTTTGCCTAAAAATGAATTAATCTTCGATAGTCCGGCGAAGCCGTTGATTGGGGAATAA
- a CDS encoding tetratricopeptide repeat protein: MYFVLRLALLFFLTLPEVACVIRDANLREGIACFHVQNYRDAFIHLKPEADRGQPDAQYAVGYMYYYGQGVTENREQAWIWINRAAAAGQPDAIEAIKILKHPPKPNASKDPLDKLIYENVPGEY; this comes from the coding sequence ATGTACTTTGTGCTGCGATTGGCCTTGCTGTTTTTTCTAACTTTGCCTGAAGTCGCTTGTGTCATTAGAGACGCAAATTTAAGGGAAGGTATAGCATGCTTTCACGTGCAAAACTACCGTGATGCTTTCATTCACCTAAAACCGGAAGCCGATAGAGGGCAGCCTGATGCACAATATGCAGTGGGGTACATGTATTATTATGGCCAGGGTGTCACCGAAAATAGGGAACAGGCCTGGATCTGGATTAATCGTGCTGCGGCAGCTGGCCAACCCGATGCAATTGAGGCGATTAAGATTTTAAAGCACCCACCCAAACCCAATGCCTCTAAAGATCCTTTGGATAAACTAATCTATGAAAATGTGCCTGGCGAATATTAA
- a CDS encoding calcium/sodium antiporter: protein MIIITLILSLIALLWAANHLVSGASGVALHYNLPPLLVGLTLVALGTSTPEIMVAISASLEGFNDIAIGNAIGTNIANIGLVLGLTALLKPLKVQPTLFHREFPLLFLVMLFTYSIMLNGYLNVLDGCLFLLACVALILYFIFMTRQHRSQRQLTVEFKNASLRKRSFKLHLASLILGIIVLPISSRYLVNSCIALGHWLGVSDLFMGLTIVAIGTCLPELVTSVVAAAKGADDIAIGNILGSNMFNLLAVMIFPSLIHPAAISHAVLWRDIPAMFITTLVLLWINYYNKKRLARWHGGILVLVYVCYMISLIISASSS from the coding sequence ATGATTATAATCACTCTTATATTAAGTCTAATTGCCTTATTGTGGGCTGCGAATCATCTTGTTTCAGGTGCTTCAGGCGTTGCTCTACATTATAATCTTCCTCCACTTTTGGTAGGCTTAACTTTAGTAGCTCTTGGCACATCCACACCTGAAATTATGGTAGCTATTAGTGCTTCTCTGGAGGGCTTCAATGATATCGCTATTGGTAACGCCATTGGAACTAATATTGCCAATATTGGTTTAGTTTTGGGTTTAACAGCCTTACTAAAACCGTTGAAAGTACAACCTACTCTTTTTCATCGCGAATTTCCCTTGCTTTTTTTAGTTATGTTGTTTACCTATTCAATCATGTTGAATGGTTATCTCAATGTTTTGGATGGTTGCCTGTTTCTATTAGCTTGTGTTGCCTTAATCCTTTATTTTATTTTTATGACTCGACAACACCGTTCCCAAAGACAGCTCACCGTCGAGTTCAAAAATGCTAGTTTGCGTAAACGATCTTTCAAACTGCATCTCGCCAGTCTTATTTTAGGTATTATTGTTTTACCGATCAGTTCCCGCTATTTAGTGAATAGCTGTATCGCACTTGGGCATTGGCTCGGAGTAAGTGATTTATTCATGGGATTAACCATTGTCGCTATTGGAACTTGTTTACCCGAACTTGTTACTTCAGTGGTTGCGGCAGCGAAAGGTGCTGATGATATTGCCATAGGCAATATTCTTGGCTCAAATATGTTTAACTTACTTGCTGTAATGATATTCCCAAGCCTTATTCACCCTGCTGCAATTAGTCATGCGGTTTTATGGCGTGACATTCCAGCTATGTTCATTACTACCTTAGTCCTCTTGTGGATCAATTATTACAATAAGAAAAGACTTGCCCGTTGGCATGGGGGAATTTTGGTACTGGTTTATGTTTGCTATATGATTTCTTTGATCATTAGTGCTTCGAGCTCTTAG